A genomic segment from Rubrobacter tropicus encodes:
- a CDS encoding Fur family transcriptional regulator, with protein MGKTRNTRQRNAILKSIRDAEGPLSVGEIHVRSRTEIPGLGIATVYRAVKALREEGEVVLVELPGEEPRYEPVGRGHHHHFRCLSCDQTFDLAGCPVGIPRGTTLPGGFTVEEHKLTLYGRCSDCA; from the coding sequence GTGGGGAAGACGCGGAACACGAGGCAACGAAACGCCATTCTCAAGAGCATCCGGGATGCGGAGGGGCCGCTCTCGGTTGGGGAGATCCACGTCCGGTCGAGGACCGAGATACCCGGGCTTGGGATAGCCACCGTCTACCGGGCCGTCAAGGCGCTGCGCGAGGAGGGCGAGGTCGTGCTCGTGGAGTTGCCCGGCGAGGAGCCGCGTTACGAGCCCGTCGGCCGTGGGCACCACCACCATTTCCGGTGCCTCTCGTGCGATCAGACCTTCGATCTGGCGGGTTGTCCGGTGGGTATCCCCCGGGGGACGACGTTGCCTGGGGGGTTTACCGTCGAAGAGCACAAACTGACGCTCTACGGCCGTTGCTCCGACTGCGCTTAG
- the yidD gene encoding membrane protein insertion efficiency factor YidD, with product MVAGVERDGVIGRFFVWVIRGYQRFVSPLLPPSCRFTPSCSRYTIQAIQKYGPIRGGAMGAWRILRCNPFSKGGYDPVK from the coding sequence ATGGTCGCAGGCGTAGAGAGGGATGGCGTGATCGGGCGGTTTTTCGTGTGGGTCATCAGGGGCTATCAGAGGTTCGTATCGCCGCTGTTGCCGCCCTCTTGCAGGTTTACGCCTAGCTGTTCCAGGTACACCATCCAGGCGATCCAGAAGTACGGTCCTATCCGAGGAGGTGCGATGGGGGCGTGGCGCATACTCCGCTGCAACCCCTTCTCGAAAGGCGGGTACGACCCCGTGAAATGA
- a CDS encoding metal ABC transporter solute-binding protein, Zn/Mn family: MNFGRIATVVVGALLVPLLASCGGSQREDSAGGAVRVVATYSILGDLVENVGGEGVESTTLVGPNSDAHTFEPAPSDNAELAEADIVFENGLEFETWLDDLYESSGSGAERAVVTRGLDPLPIAGEEHGHEAEDEHAEEHETEEEHGEYDPHVWHDPTNAVVMVEEIRDTLVEADPGNAGAYRSNAERYISELEDLDAGVTDLVDSIPGENRTLFTSHDTFGYFAERYGFEVDTALASVSTETSDPSAGETAGLVREIERSGVPAIFAENVSNPTVMQNIADEAGVELAPTLYTDALGELGSGAGTYVGMVRHNARTISGALGG, from the coding sequence ATGAACTTTGGCAGAATCGCAACGGTGGTGGTTGGCGCGTTGCTCGTCCCCTTGCTAGCGTCCTGCGGGGGTAGCCAGCGGGAGGATTCGGCGGGCGGCGCCGTCAGGGTGGTTGCCACGTACAGCATTCTTGGGGACCTGGTCGAAAACGTCGGCGGTGAGGGCGTGGAGTCGACGACCCTGGTGGGGCCAAACAGCGACGCCCACACCTTCGAGCCCGCCCCGTCGGACAACGCCGAGTTGGCGGAGGCCGACATCGTGTTCGAGAACGGCCTGGAGTTCGAGACGTGGCTAGACGACCTGTACGAGTCCTCGGGCTCCGGGGCGGAGCGCGCGGTCGTGACTCGGGGCCTGGATCCCCTGCCCATCGCCGGAGAGGAGCATGGTCACGAGGCAGAAGACGAACACGCCGAAGAACACGAGACGGAAGAAGAGCACGGGGAGTACGACCCGCACGTCTGGCACGACCCGACGAACGCGGTGGTGATGGTTGAGGAGATCCGGGATACGCTCGTCGAGGCCGACCCGGGCAACGCCGGCGCCTACCGGTCCAACGCCGAAAGGTACATCTCCGAGCTCGAAGACCTGGACGCCGGGGTGACGGATCTCGTGGACTCCATCCCCGGTGAGAACCGCACGCTCTTCACCTCCCACGACACCTTCGGCTACTTCGCGGAGCGCTACGGCTTCGAGGTGGACACGGCCCTGGCTTCAGTCTCTACGGAGACCTCTGACCCGTCGGCCGGCGAGACGGCAGGGCTCGTTCGGGAGATCGAGAGATCGGGGGTGCCCGCCATCTTCGCCGAGAACGTCTCCAACCCGACGGTCATGCAGAACATAGCCGACGAGGCCGGGGTGGAGTTGGCCCCGACGCTCTACACCGACGCGCTCGGCGAGCTGGGCAGCGGCGCCGGAACCTACGTCGGGATGGTCCGCCACAACGCGAGGACGATCTCCGGGGCGCTCGGCGGGTGA
- a CDS encoding metal ABC transporter ATP-binding protein, which produces MSYPLLAYGGRRHVDPVPGAPALLTRSVEAGYAGSSGLALRGVSLRVPAGTRVALVGPNGSGKSTLLKAVAGLLPVYSGEVRVYGNPIGACHHRVAYLPQRGEVDWRFPISVRKLVTSGRYVHLGWLRRPGQEDREIVADVLDKLGLSHLAGRQIGQLSGGQQQRALLARALVQEGDLLLLDEPLNAVDARTRETISEVLSGLRQAGKTTIVATHDLASLASEFDGAIYLREGREAEPEPGAFVGLPVGRGAAG; this is translated from the coding sequence GTGAGCTATCCGCTCCTCGCATACGGCGGGCGGCGGCACGTGGACCCCGTGCCCGGTGCCCCGGCGCTTCTGACGCGGTCGGTGGAGGCCGGGTACGCGGGGTCTTCCGGGCTCGCGTTGCGGGGGGTCAGCCTACGAGTTCCGGCGGGGACGCGGGTGGCGCTCGTGGGGCCGAACGGCTCGGGCAAGTCCACCCTGCTCAAGGCCGTGGCCGGCCTGCTGCCCGTGTATTCGGGCGAGGTCCGAGTCTACGGTAACCCGATCGGCGCGTGCCACCACAGGGTCGCCTACCTGCCGCAACGCGGCGAGGTGGACTGGCGGTTCCCGATAAGCGTAAGAAAGCTCGTGACGAGCGGTCGCTACGTCCACCTCGGCTGGCTCCGGCGACCCGGACAAGAGGACAGAGAGATCGTGGCCGACGTCCTGGATAAGCTCGGGTTGTCCCACCTGGCGGGGCGTCAGATCGGCCAGCTCTCCGGCGGCCAGCAGCAGCGCGCGCTGCTCGCCCGGGCGCTCGTCCAGGAGGGGGACCTGCTGCTCCTGGACGAGCCCCTCAACGCCGTCGACGCCCGCACGCGCGAGACCATATCGGAGGTCCTCTCCGGCCTCAGGCAGGCCGGGAAGACAACCATCGTGGCCACCCACGACCTCGCCAGCCTCGCCTCGGAGTTCGACGGGGCGATCTACCTCAGGGAGGGCCGCGAAGCGGAACCGGAACCCGGCGCGTTCGTCGGGCTGCCGGTCGGACGGGGGGCTGCGGGTTAG
- a CDS encoding metal ABC transporter permease: MGWLLEPLQFSFMRTGLLAAVLVGVTCAVLGVYVVLRSMAFIGDALAHTVLPGLVSAYLLGLNLLGGAVVAGVATALGIGWLSRRGTVREDTAIGITFTGMFALGVLLMSTADSFRDFSHMLFGNILGITPSDVALISVLALAVLAAIYLFHKELELTSFDPVHARAIGLSADTVRYGLLVLLSLTVVAGIQAVGVVLISALLITPAAAASLLTKSLPRMMAISASIAVVSSVTGLYASYYLDVASGAAIVLACTACFVVASAIRALRQIPGNKEALPPG, encoded by the coding sequence GTGGGTTGGCTGCTGGAGCCGCTGCAGTTCTCGTTCATGCGCACGGGCCTGCTCGCCGCCGTGCTCGTGGGCGTGACGTGCGCGGTGCTCGGGGTCTACGTGGTCCTGCGAAGCATGGCCTTCATCGGGGACGCGCTGGCGCACACCGTACTGCCGGGACTCGTCTCGGCGTACCTGCTCGGCCTGAACCTGCTCGGCGGGGCGGTCGTGGCCGGGGTGGCGACCGCGCTCGGCATCGGGTGGCTCTCGCGGCGGGGTACGGTCAGGGAGGACACAGCCATCGGCATAACGTTCACCGGCATGTTCGCCCTCGGCGTGCTGCTCATGAGCACGGCCGATTCGTTCAGGGACTTCTCGCACATGCTCTTCGGCAACATCCTCGGCATAACCCCATCGGACGTGGCCCTGATCTCGGTCCTCGCCCTGGCCGTGCTCGCCGCGATCTACCTCTTCCACAAAGAGCTCGAGTTGACCTCGTTCGACCCGGTGCACGCCAGGGCCATCGGCCTCAGCGCAGACACGGTGCGTTACGGGCTATTGGTCCTGCTCTCGCTCACGGTAGTGGCGGGGATACAGGCCGTTGGGGTAGTCCTGATCAGCGCCCTCCTCATAACCCCGGCCGCGGCCGCATCCCTACTGACGAAGAGCCTCCCCCGCATGATGGCGATCTCGGCCTCCATCGCCGTGGTCTCCAGCGTAACCGGCCTCTACGCCTCCTACTACCTCGACGTCGCCTCGGGCGCCGCCATCGTCCTCGCCTGCACCGCCTGCTTCGTCGTCGCGTCCGCGATCCGCGCGCTGCGCCAAATTCCGGGGAACAAGGAAGCCTTACCCCCCGGGTAG
- a CDS encoding O-methyltransferase: MDGDSTRELLKNIDAYVADLYAPADEALTAALRESERAGLPQINVSASEGKLLQMLVEISGSRRALEIGTLGGYSAIHFARALPDDGRLISLELEERHAEVARRNIERAGLSERVEIRVGDARDALAGLVENGEGPFDLIFIDADKEGYPEYLDWSMRLSRPGTLILGDNAIRGGSVMDPDDPSSRAMREFNEKLAKDPRLSALVLPLIRDRIDGLAIARVLEP, from the coding sequence ATGGACGGGGACAGCACGCGCGAGCTATTGAAGAACATAGACGCCTACGTCGCGGATCTCTATGCGCCCGCTGACGAGGCGCTCACGGCGGCTTTGCGGGAGTCCGAAAGGGCCGGGCTTCCGCAGATAAACGTGTCGGCGAGCGAGGGTAAGCTCCTTCAGATGCTCGTCGAGATCTCCGGCTCCCGGCGCGCGCTTGAGATCGGGACGCTCGGCGGTTACAGCGCCATCCACTTCGCCCGCGCCCTGCCCGATGACGGGCGCCTGATCTCGCTGGAGCTAGAAGAACGCCACGCCGAGGTCGCCCGCCGGAACATCGAGCGGGCCGGCCTGTCGGAGAGGGTCGAGATCCGGGTTGGCGACGCCCGCGACGCGCTCGCGGGTCTCGTCGAGAACGGAGAAGGCCCGTTCGATTTGATCTTTATAGACGCGGACAAGGAAGGCTACCCGGAATACCTCGACTGGTCCATGCGCCTCTCCCGGCCGGGCACCCTCATCCTCGGCGACAACGCCATCCGCGGGGGAAGCGTTATGGACCCGGACGATCCTTCTTCCCGCGCTATGCGCGAGTTCAACGAGAAGCTGGCGAAAGATCCGCGCCTCTCGGCCCTGGTCCTGCCCCTGATCCGGGACCGCATAGACGGCCTCGCGATAGCCCGGGTCCTGGAACCGTAG
- the truA gene encoding tRNA pseudouridine(38-40) synthase TruA produces MKLAGLVEYDGARFAGWAAQPDRRTVEGELSRALRTVLRQPIKLSVAGRTDAGVHADGQVVSFVAETELSPSLIAYKATAVLPEDVALRRCVAVPETFDARRDARSRGYEYRLVNDEIRSPLRRLRAAYEPRELDFGLLKEAGEMVGGVHDFSAFTPSKGYHVRFERVVAESGWTREGDLLLYRISADSFLYGMVRTLVGTMREVALGKRDRGSFEALLSGGRRTEAGPAAPARGLTLVNVGYEKDLWR; encoded by the coding sequence GTGAAGCTCGCCGGCCTCGTCGAGTACGACGGCGCCCGTTTCGCCGGATGGGCCGCCCAGCCCGACCGCAGGACCGTCGAGGGCGAGCTCTCAAGAGCCCTGCGCACCGTCCTGCGGCAGCCCATAAAGCTCTCCGTCGCGGGACGCACCGACGCGGGCGTACACGCGGACGGGCAGGTAGTCTCTTTCGTCGCCGAGACGGAACTTTCCCCTTCGCTGATCGCCTACAAGGCGACGGCCGTGCTGCCCGAGGACGTGGCGCTCAGGCGGTGCGTCGCCGTTCCCGAGACGTTCGACGCCCGTCGGGACGCGAGGAGCAGGGGCTACGAATACAGGCTGGTCAACGATGAGATCCGGTCCCCCCTGCGGCGCCTGCGGGCCGCCTACGAGCCGCGCGAGCTCGACTTCGGACTCTTGAAGGAGGCCGGGGAGATGGTCGGGGGCGTCCACGACTTCAGCGCCTTTACGCCTTCCAAGGGCTACCACGTGCGGTTCGAGCGGGTGGTCGCGGAGTCGGGCTGGACGAGGGAGGGGGATCTCCTCCTGTACCGCATCAGCGCCGACTCGTTCCTGTACGGTATGGTCAGAACACTAGTCGGCACCATGCGGGAGGTGGCGCTGGGGAAGCGTGATCGCGGGAGCTTCGAGGCGCTGCTCTCCGGTGGGCGACGCACGGAGGCCGGCCCCGCAGCACCGGCCCGGGGACTGACCCTCGTAAACGTCGGGTACGAAAAAGATCTCTGGAGGTAG
- a CDS encoding energy-coupling factor transporter transmembrane component T family protein yields MTAVRGVGQFYPVGSPLHALDPRAKVVATAVLVAGLFFVDSAAGFLVAGTVTALLVAVSRVPLRAFVGLLRPVAFIVALTFLFQVLFLREGATLFQWGFVEVHEGGLRMGLLLAARLLILVTTAGLLTATTAPVALTDGIEDLLSPLKRLRFPAHEVAMMMTIALRFIPTLGQEAQKISRAQAARGADFTSGGPIARAKSFVPILVPLTVGAFRRADELAEAMESRGYRGGRGRVRYRELSFRVRDALALVLAVLAVGTAALL; encoded by the coding sequence GTGACGGCAGTTCGGGGCGTCGGGCAGTTCTACCCCGTTGGTTCGCCCCTGCACGCGCTCGACCCAAGGGCGAAGGTGGTGGCGACGGCCGTCCTGGTGGCCGGGCTCTTCTTCGTCGACTCCGCGGCCGGGTTTCTGGTGGCCGGGACCGTCACGGCGTTGCTCGTCGCGGTGAGCCGGGTGCCGCTTCGGGCTTTCGTCGGCCTTCTGCGGCCCGTGGCGTTCATAGTGGCGCTCACGTTCTTGTTTCAGGTCCTCTTTCTGCGGGAGGGGGCGACGCTCTTTCAGTGGGGGTTCGTGGAGGTGCACGAGGGAGGGTTGAGGATGGGCTTGCTGCTCGCGGCCCGGCTCCTGATCCTGGTGACCACGGCGGGCCTGTTGACGGCGACGACGGCCCCGGTCGCGCTCACCGACGGCATAGAAGACCTTCTATCTCCGTTGAAGAGGCTGCGTTTTCCGGCCCACGAGGTCGCGATGATGATGACCATAGCCCTGCGCTTCATCCCGACGCTCGGGCAGGAGGCGCAGAAGATCTCCCGCGCCCAGGCCGCCCGCGGCGCGGACTTCACGAGCGGCGGACCCATCGCCCGCGCCAAATCCTTCGTCCCGATTCTGGTCCCCCTGACCGTCGGGGCCTTCCGGCGGGCCGACGAGCTGGCCGAGGCGATGGAGAGCCGCGGCTACCGGGGCGGCCGGGGCCGTGTCCGCTACCGCGAGCTCAGCTTCCGTGTCCGGGACGCCCTGGCGCTCGTTCTCGCGGTCCTCGCGGTCGGGACCGCGGCGCTCCTGTGA
- a CDS encoding energy-coupling factor ABC transporter ATP-binding protein, with translation MRIELREVRHVYSPGTPFAVEALGGVSLTVEPGEVLGVIGGTGSGKSTLVQHLNLLLLPTAGEVLVDGESAISMNRTTLRRRVGLVFQNPEQGLFAPTVEEDVAFAPRRLGLAEDEVLERVRETLGLLDAGHLAGRSPFALSGGERRRVAIAGVLAMGPEVLVLDEPTAGLDPTARADLMGLVGRLKDSGVTVVFVSHDLDEVAEVADRICVLDRGKVKALGKPADVFYDDPSLAPATVRVAAMVGERRSGIGRPVRYAEALAALRGLMGEVP, from the coding sequence GTGAGGATCGAGCTCCGGGAAGTGCGCCACGTCTACTCTCCGGGGACGCCCTTCGCGGTCGAGGCGCTCGGGGGTGTTTCCCTGACGGTCGAACCGGGGGAGGTGCTGGGCGTGATCGGGGGCACGGGCTCGGGCAAGAGCACCCTCGTCCAGCACCTGAACCTGCTCCTTCTTCCCACCGCGGGGGAGGTCCTGGTCGACGGCGAGAGCGCCATCTCGATGAACCGGACAACGCTCCGGCGTCGGGTCGGACTCGTCTTCCAGAACCCGGAGCAGGGCCTCTTCGCCCCAACGGTCGAAGAAGACGTGGCATTCGCTCCCCGGAGACTCGGGTTGGCCGAAGACGAGGTGCTAGAACGCGTCCGCGAGACGCTTGGTTTGCTGGATGCCGGGCACCTCGCGGGGCGTTCTCCCTTCGCGCTCTCCGGCGGGGAGCGGCGGCGGGTCGCCATAGCCGGGGTGCTCGCCATGGGCCCCGAGGTACTCGTCCTCGACGAGCCGACGGCGGGTCTCGACCCGACCGCCCGGGCCGACCTCATGGGCCTCGTCGGACGCCTGAAGGACTCGGGCGTGACCGTCGTCTTCGTCTCCCACGACCTCGACGAGGTGGCCGAGGTCGCGGACCGGATCTGCGTGCTCGATAGGGGAAAGGTCAAGGCGTTAGGAAAGCCGGCCGACGTCTTCTACGATGATCCCTCGCTGGCGCCTGCGACCGTGCGCGTCGCCGCGATGGTGGGAGAGAGGCGTTCCGGTATCGGGAGGCCGGTGCGTTACGCGGAGGCGCTCGCGGCCCTGCGGGGATTGATGGGGGAGGTTCCGTGA